The DNA segment GTTTCCACATTCAAGCCCATAAAGCATAAAACATTAAGGTCAGATTGAGCATCATAtactgtgtgtctttgtgttcagagttcttgtgtgtgtgctccTTGACTCTTCACACTGGATGATCTCTCGAGACGAGTGGATCAGTTCCAGCTGCGCTgaatccactcacacacacatcacatcgcTAACACACGGCAAGTTGCCGAGCCTCCTGGACGTTCCTCTTTCCTCTGCTGCTTTGCTGCATTTATCTTTAAAAACGTGTGTTTATCTAAACTGAAGTAACTCAGTAAGATTACTGTTCACTTAAACTAACCTGAAATCCGTCGTAGAAAAAACTGCGTCCTGCTCTTTAAGGACTCGTTGCTTGTTCAgacttcttttattttataaaaataaaagatttagaGAACCTTGTGAaggtttggtttttattttgtaaatctAATGTATATTGTTTACTCTGTTTTCTGCTCTTTGTGCAGATTTTAAATAGCTAATAAAAATGGCTTGTAAACATGTTTATCTTTATTACTGCTTCATTACCctgtgtggggggtggggggagaaTTAAGGTAAGCATGATGACATGATCATGAAGAGATCTGAAGCTACAGCTGATGAATACAAGCTTGGGCTTTACAAACCATAGATTGGTTTATATAAGAAGCGTATCCAACCACATGGGATACATTACAAACCACCtagcaacacactacacaccacccATAGCATAGCAACCAGGAataccttaacaaccacctaacatcacactacacaccatcagcAGCATAGCAACCTGGAataccttaacaaccacctaacatcacactacacaccatcagcAGCATAGCAACCTGGAataccttaacaaccacctaacatcacactacacaccatcagcAGCATAGCAACCTGGAataccttaacaaccacctaacatcacactacacaccatcagcAGCATAGCAACCTGGAataccttaacaaccacctagcaacacactacacaccaccagCACCATAGTAACACGCTGGTTTAATGATTTACATCTTCAATAATGATCAAATCACGAATATCGCTCGATTTTAAACTAATACAACTAATATGCGATTTAATTCTTAAATAGCACGGAGAATAGAAAAGCACaagtttataatttttatacgCGTTTATCCAGCTTTCGGCGGCGCTTCTGAGTGACGTCAGTTCCTGTGCCTGGTTACCTAGAAACCAAGAAAGCCGCTTGGACCCGTTATACCGAAATGTGTTGAAAACTGCTTATATTTGTGTGTTAAATGCTTTGAgcttgggtttttgttttttgtttttatcacaAACGGATAGTTTGTCTTGCTTTAACGTCGCAACGGaaatctatttattaaaaaagtaaCAGTTTAAAGGCGATTTTTAGGCTAAGCTAACAGTTAGCAAGGATGTTTATTTACCTGAGTAAGAAGGTAACAGCGAGTTCATGGAGTAATGTTATTATCTGTTGAAAtggtgtatttatgtatgttgtgtgtgtttttttaatattgttgtCAGTTTGTGGAATAAACGTTGTATTGTATGATAAAATGAGCAGAGAGATAAATCCCAGCAGTCTGTAAGTAAAGGAACAGGACAGAATGAGAGCTGATGAGGCGCTGTGTTTCTCCCTCAGATCGCCATTCCCAACAACATTAAACTGAAGTGTGTGTCTTGGAACAGAAACCAGGGCTTTATAGCGTGTGGAGGAGACGAGGGGCTGCTGAAGGTCCTCAAGCTGGAAACTcaaacaggtacacacacaaacccccctccctctctgtgtctctctttctttctttctttctttctttctttctttctttctttctttctttcttcttgatatttttcatctcccactctctctctttctctctctccctgtctctctctcattctccctctccctctctctgtctctttctctccctttctctctctctctctctctctctctctctctctctctctctctctctcgttattaaacattttatgcaTTTAACATACTTTTGTTGttggagtacacacacacacacacacacacacttctttctcTCAGACACTTGGTTTGGAATGTTGCAccatgtcgtgtgtgtgtgtgtgtgtgtgtgtgcgcgcatgtgtgctTGAGAGACTCAGTCGTGTGTCATTACTAATCCAGGTACAATCGAGTGCAAAACTTTACACACCCCTAAGCACAAAATAAGAGCAGAGAAACATAATATAATGCAAGGTTTCAGGAGTATCAAAAGTGTTCCTTTCAGTGAGTGTAAATGAACCATGTGTGTTAGGATGTAcacagcaaaaaagaaaaaacgaaAACCAAACACCAGATCAAAAGTTTGTATCTCCTCACTTCCTTACTTGTGTCATTTTAATAAGGTTCTTCTGAGCTGTTTTTGGATCATCTCAGCTGTAATGTCTGGACTGACCGGGGTCTGGGCACAATGCTTTAGGTTGTAGAGACCTACATTTTATGGggggtgcaaacttttgcactgagtaatattatatcatttataaaGCCATAGTGATGAAGGTCGTGAGTTGAATTTGTGTAAAATCTATGTTTACTTCAAATTACTTGTTACACAGCACCAGGTACAATGTAGAAGGTTCAGGAACCACACGTACCGTACTGATGTAACCTGATCTGTGCTGTTATTTTGCACCAGATGATGCCAAGCTGAAAGGTCTTGCAGCTCCAAGTAACCTGTCCATGAACCAGACACTAGAAGGACACACCGGTATGCCACAACGTTACACAAGCCttcagaaattaaataaaaaaacaaatgcagaaaagtaatctgttgttgttgttgttgttgtctaacctcatttaaattttttaaattatattttcagTGCAATTTTTTAACATTCTATAGCTGCAAGTAGCAATGTTCAGGGTCCAAGTACCCACTGAAAATAGCACTTTAGAATAGAACTGTTCAAATTTTGTGACATTAGCTGAACGAATCAAATGCTTGCTGTAAGCTGATTGGCTGATCCGGCTAATCCACTGATGGTCCTGGCTTTGTTTATTGTAAGTAACCAGCCATCATTAGCAATCTACTTACAGATTAGTACATAAACAGTCTGAAAGTTTAGCTTTGCTTATTAATCACTTCCTTGATATTAAGCCACGCCCACCAAGGTTTGGGATAACTTACTAACGTCTCTTTGTAAAGACAGGTCACTCTGGCTGCTCGACAAAACAATTCCTTTAAATATAAGGTTGTGTAGATAAACAGTGTCACCTGAAGCCACTGTGTAACATTACgcttttgtttgtgtgatgCATTTCTGTCAAAcctgtttatttaatgtgttgtgttgtgtacaggtgcAGTGCAGGTAGTAACCTGGAACGAGCAGTACCAGAAACTGACCACCAGTGACCAGAATGGCCTCATCATAGTCTGGATGCTCTATAAGGGTGGGACATGGCTATCAATTTATACAGTCACAGGTTTAGATTAATGCACCAGTTGTAATATATTATTGTCTCTATAGCAACAGCACAGTCCATGTCTGTGACCTTTAACCATGACAACTTTATTTGGTAAATTGCtgtctaggaaaataatcactggtTAGTGATCATGGTGTGCCGTGTGCTGTGCAGGTTCCTGGTACGAGGAGATGATTAACAACAGGAATAAGTCAGTGGTGAGGAGCATGAGCTGGAACGCTGACGGGGAGAAGATCTGCATCGTGTATGAAGATGGCGCCGTTATTGTGGGATCGGTGGACGGTGAGGAGGAGAAAAGTTTGAGAAAGCACTAACATTGGATGACTCTTAGCCAGGATCGCGCTTCTCCAGCCACGGCATTGTTCTGTAAGTGTTCTGTGGATGTTCTACAGGAAACAGGATCTGGGGGAAGGAGCTGAAGGGGATCCAGCTGGCCCATGTGGCCTGGTCTCCTGATAGCAAGATCCTGCTGTTCGGGATGGCCAATGGAGAGATCCATATCTATGACAACCAGGGCAACTTCATCGTCAGTACACACCACGCTAATCACAAGCGAAATATTTCCAATGTTatgctaataaaaataatcgGTGACACGGTGGTGTGATGGCGCAGAGTTACTCTTTCCACTCTTATTGCTTTATTACTTTTATACAACATTCGTCTGGCTACTCTCTGTTGTGTTTAGATGAAGATGACCCTGCATTGTCTGATAAACATGTCCGGCGCCTTCAGCATCTCAGGGATCCACTGGTACGCAGGAACCGAGGGCTACATCGAGCCTGACTGTCCTTGCCTCGCCATCTGCTACGAGAACGGACGCTGTCAGATCATGCGCTACGAGAATGATGACCGTGAGTTCCTCCTCGTGCTCCTGATTCCTGTGATACTGCTTTAAGTATatgatgctcccaccaccatgcttcactcaTGGGATGAAGCACACAGAATGCTGTCTCTTcattcatagtgtgtgtgtgtgtgtgtagatccaGTGATCATTGACACTCTTATGAACGTCGCCAGTATCCAGTGGAACCACAGCGGCAATGTTCTTGCCATAGCTGGATCGTTCAGAAACCCCGGAGGAGATAAAGACGTCAACGTCTTGAATTTCTACACACCGTTTGGAGAGGtgaagataataaataaataattacggGAACCGTTGCCAATTATGGAAGCCATTGTCATAGCTCTCGCACTTTGGATGTTAACGCAGTTAAAGCTGATGTTCAGGTTGTTACTCTGCTCTCCTCTCATGTGACTGTTGTTCTGGTTCCTCATGCAGCACCTCCGCACTCTGAAGGTTCCGGGTAAACAGGTGACAGCGGTGTCATGGGAAGGAGGAGGACTGAGGATCGGCCTGGCTGTGGATTCCTACATCTACTTCGCCAACATCAGACCTGATTACAAGGTAAAACAATCAGACCAGTAAATTCTCCTCTGTTACGTggtgcatatatacacacactctctctctctctctctctctctctctcactgtctctctctctgtctgatctGTGTTTAGTGGGGTTACTGCTTGAACACAGTGGTGTATGCGTACACTCGTCCAGACAGGATGGAGTACAGTGTGGTGTTCTGGGACACGAAGAACAACGAGAAGTTTGTGAAATATGTGAAGAGTCTGATGTCGGTCACCACCTGTGGAGATTTCTGTATTCTGGCCACTAAAGCAGACGATTCCCAtccacaggcacgcacacacacacacacacacagtattttgTCTCATAGTGAACCAGCCATGTAATACATGGTTTTAGTAACGGTTGTCTCACTATTGTCCACTTTCTCACAGGAAGATGTAGAACCGGACACAGCAACAGCAACGGTAACAAGCTAATTTTACTCCAACACATGAACTGGAGCTCTGATACTTGTTAAGCTAACAAGAGAAAGTTTGGTTTTTGAGTTTCAGCTGCTGTtgttcttcctgtctgtgtttctgcagtATGTGCTGGTGTTGTGTAACTCCATCGGGACTCCACTGGACTCCAAATACATTGACATTGGTGAGTAAAACTGTCTGTGGGATGAGGTTATCAGGTAAAATCATTCTGGAGCTTTAAGAAGAACTCTCTgacatttttacaattttataatCTCATTCTAATACGTTTTCACGTCTATAGCCACGTCTCTATACGTCTTGTCTTTGCTATCAGATGTGTTTGATTTGTGAGTGTCCTCCAAAACCAGGTGCTCTTCACGTGTCTGGTATTTAGAACATATACGCTCTGTTTGCAGACCCGCTGTTCGTAACCATGACGAAGACTCACGTCATCGCCGCATCCAAGGAGGCGTTCTACGTCTGGCAGTACCGTGTGGCCAAGAAGCTCACAGCTCTGGAGATCAACCAGGTGGCCAAGACTAGGAAAGAGGGCCGTGAAAGGTCaggcaggatgtgtgtgtgttttttctgaaGAATAGCTGTGTTCTGAGaatctgctgtgtgttgtgtttagtctAGCTGAGGAGTGTGAAGGAATGTGAGGAGCTCCACGCTTTGGTCAGGGAGGATATGGCTAGATGAGAGTTGGCCATAAAGTTGAACGTCTgtcctttgtgtctgtctgcctgtctgtcggtctgtttgcctgcctgtctgtcggtctgtttgcctgcctgtctgtctgcttgttagtctgtcagtctgcctgtctgtctgtctgtttgcctgcctgtctgtctgtctgtctctctgtctgttttcctgtctgcctgtctgtctgaatatctgtctgtctgcctttctgtctgtcagctTGTtggtctgtctgcctgcctgcctgcctgtctgtctgcctgcctgtctgtctgtcagcacactgacactgtaTGTTCACTCACCACAGATTCAGTTCATAGTGCTGTGCAAGGATTcaccagctctgtgtgtgtgtgtgtatgtgtgtgtgtatgtgtgtgtgtgtgtgtgtgtgtgtgtgtgtgtgtgtgtgtgtgtgtgtgtatgtgtgtgtgtgtgtgtgtgtgtgtgtgtgtggttgctcTCTCAGTCTTACTCAGCAGTAGGAAAGTTACACGACTTTCATCCAGGACATGTTTGCTGTCTGAAGCTCCTGCATTAAACTGCTGATGTGTAACATTATGACAGTGGGAATCTCAGACAGCTTGGATCATCGCATTCCTTAGTGGCGTTAGTTAACAAACATAATACAGTTATTAAtctggcctgtgtgtgtgtctccctctctctctttgaacTAGTCAGCAGTGTTTTGCGgtttcatttcacacacatttcagaAGACTGCGCtgatgtaatagtgtaatattataatatctGTGTCCAATCCACTTTCCctcaattctctctctcactcactcactcactcactcacacactcctgcaggGTTTACCACATCGATGACAATCCGAGTGGCACAGCTGACGGGGTGCTGGACTTCACCAAAGCTTTCACGGTGTGCAAGTgcccattacacacacacacacacacacacacacactgccagaaTCACTAATGTGCTACTGAAagggacacacactcacataatcTCCTGTGCACTTTCATCTGCTCGTCAAAGGATTAGCGTAAAAATCCCATCAAACACTCAGTACTCTGTGCTCTCAGCTGCTAGACCGTCCAGTATAAACAGATCATTTGCATGAAAGTTATCAGTGACCTCAGACATGGTCATTGGCCAGTGGAAATCTTATGTATATGACTCAGTgcagttcagagtgtgtgttgtgtgtatatacatatttgtagatatatagatatttatgagcatgtttatatttttccaGGCCACCAGAGATCCAATCTGTTGCATCGCAGCGTCGGACAGAACTCTTATAGTGGTATGTACGGTTTTACAGATTTACTTTCAAGCGAAGCTGTGGTGCTGATATTAaagtcagtgtctgtgtgtgtgtgtgtgtgtgtgtacagggtcgTGAATCAGGGATCTTGCAGAAGTACATCTTGCCCAACATCAGCCTGGTACAGAAGTTCTCTCTGAGCTGCCGAGCCTATCAGCTCTCTCTGAACTGCAACTCCAGGTGTGTGACATTAGCTGCAGGTAGCGCTCTCACCTCACAGCTCTAGGAAGTCAGGTTTATGTGGGTGTATGACATCAGGGTAGACCACAGTGTATCACTAACAGGACAAAAACTAAATGGCAAAGAATATTTCCAAACGTTTAAGACTTCTGTTCCGTGTGTATGTCTCGCCAGTCGCTTGGCCATCATCGACATGACCGGAGTGTTGACGTTCTTGGACATCGATCCACGTGGCTCGTCTGGTGAGACTGAGGAAGGCGCCTCGGCCGGAGACCCATCCAAATTTGAGCGCAAAGACGTGTGGGACATGAAGTGGGCCAACGACAACCCTGACCTGTTCGCCATGATGGAAAAGACCAGGATGTACGTCTTCAGAAATCTGGACCCAGAGGTCAGGACAGAGACTGATACAGATTTCTTGCTACATAATGATACCAACATATGCATAAGCAATAATGAAGACCTTTAATCCTTATCCAATCAGTGGACTGCTTTGGAGTAAGAACTAGCCATTCCTAGCACAGGGTCAGGAGTAAACAGAGGTCAAGCGAATCAGATAGGAAAGTAgcagaaatattaatattattttatatatttcttcttTGAGTTTATTAGGGTCCAGGTGATCCCTCCTCTGTACAGTAATctcagtaaaagaggtgtggcctctgtacattaatctcagtaaaagaggtgtggcctctgtacattaatctcagtaaaagaggtgtgacctctgtacATTAATctcagtaaaagaggtgtgtcctctgtacagtaatctcagtaaaagaggtgtgtcctctgtacagtaatctcagtaaaagaggtgtggcctctgtacattaatctcagtaaaagaggtgtggcctctgtacagtaatctcagtaaaagaggtgtgacctctgtacATTAATCTCAgttaaagaggtgtggcctctgt comes from the Hemibagrus wyckioides isolate EC202008001 linkage group LG03, SWU_Hwy_1.0, whole genome shotgun sequence genome and includes:
- the wdr35 gene encoding WD repeat-containing protein 35 isoform X3, which codes for MFIYLSKKIAIPNNIKLKCVSWNRNQGFIACGGDEGLLKVLKLETQTDDAKLKGLAAPSNLSMNQTLEGHTGAVQVVTWNEQYQKLTTSDQNGLIIVWMLYKGSWYEEMINNRNKSVVRSMSWNADGEKICIVYEDGAVIVGSVDGNRIWGKELKGIQLAHVAWSPDSKILLFGMANGEIHIYDNQGNFIMKMTLHCLINMSGAFSISGIHWYAGTEGYIEPDCPCLAICYENGRCQIMRYENDDHPVIIDTLMNVASIQWNHSGNVLAIAGSFRNPGGDKDVNVLNFYTPFGEHLRTLKVPGKQVTAVSWEGGGLRIGLAVDSYIYFANIRPDYKWGYCLNTVVYAYTRPDRMEYSVVFWDTKNNEKFVKYVKSLMSVTTCGDFCILATKADDSHPQEDVEPDTATATYVLVLCNSIGTPLDSKYIDIDPLFVTMTKTHVIAASKEAFYVWQYRVAKKLTALEINQVAKTRKEGRERVYHIDDNPSGTADGVLDFTKAFTATRDPICCIAASDRTLIVGRESGILQKYILPNISLVQKFSLSCRAYQLSLNCNSSRLAIIDMTGVLTFLDIDPRGSSGETEEGASAGDPSKFERKDVWDMKWANDNPDLFAMMEKTRMYVFRNLDPEEPIQTSGFICNFEDLEIKSVLLDEIMKNPERPNKDYLINFEIRSLRDSRALIEKVGIEDASQFIEDNPHPRLWRLLAEAALQKLELKMAEQAFVRCKDYQGIELVKRVDKLQSEDMKQAEVAAYFGRFEEAEKMYLDMDRRDLAISLRIKLGDWFRVLQLLRSGSGDSDDALQEQAYNAIGDYFADRQKWLNAVQYYLQGRNQERLAECYYMLEDYDGLERLANALPENHKLLPDIGQMFVTVGMCEQAVSAYLRCNRPKAAVDACVHLNQWNKAVELAKDHNMKEIGPLLSKYASHLLEKKKTLEAVELYRKAHHFLDAATLMFKGFLRHKSERDDHTPH
- the wdr35 gene encoding WD repeat-containing protein 35 isoform X1 → MFIYLSKKIAIPNNIKLKCVSWNRNQGFIACGGDEGLLKVLKLETQTDDAKLKGLAAPSNLSMNQTLEGHTGAVQVVTWNEQYQKLTTSDQNGLIIVWMLYKGSWYEEMINNRNKSVVRSMSWNADGEKICIVYEDGAVIVGSVDGNRIWGKELKGIQLAHVAWSPDSKILLFGMANGEIHIYDNQGNFIMKMTLHCLINMSGAFSISGIHWYAGTEGYIEPDCPCLAICYENGRCQIMRYENDDHPVIIDTLMNVASIQWNHSGNVLAIAGSFRNPGGDKDVNVLNFYTPFGEHLRTLKVPGKQVTAVSWEGGGLRIGLAVDSYIYFANIRPDYKWGYCLNTVVYAYTRPDRMEYSVVFWDTKNNEKFVKYVKSLMSVTTCGDFCILATKADDSHPQEDVEPDTATATYVLVLCNSIGTPLDSKYIDIDPLFVTMTKTHVIAASKEAFYVWQYRVAKKLTALEINQVAKTRKEGRERVYHIDDNPSGTADGVLDFTKAFTATRDPICCIAASDRTLIVGRESGILQKYILPNISLVQKFSLSCRAYQLSLNCNSSRLAIIDMTGVLTFLDIDPRGSSGETEEGASAGDPSKFERKDVWDMKWANDNPDLFAMMEKTRMYVFRNLDPEEPIQTSGFICNFEDLEIKSVLLDEIMKNPERPNKDYLINFEIRSLRDSRALIEKVGIEDASQFIEDNPHPRLWRLLAEAALQKLELKMAEQAFVRCKDYQGIELVKRVDKLQSEDMKQAEVAAYFGRFEEAEKMYLDMDRRDLAISLRIKLGDWFRVLQLLRSGSGDSDDALQEQAYNAIGDYFADRQKWLNAVQYYLQGRNQERLAECYYMLEDYDGLERLANALPENHKLLPDIGQMFVTVGMCEQAVSAYLRCNRPKAAVDACVHLNQWNKAVELAKDHNMKEIGPLLSKYASHLLEKKKTLEAVELYRKAHHFLDAATLMFKIAEDEAKKRTRPLRVKKLYVLAALLVENYHTQVKHSQQSRAKGRKSEATSALAGLLEEDSASADSHIVDKAWRGAEAYHYFLLAQRQLYNGNVEASMNTALHLRDYEDIIPAVEIYSLLAVCSSARRAFATCSRAFIKLESLESLSAEQRQLYEELALQIFTKYPPKDNRKSQVDSTDDSVEVKLPTCIVTGRSISDYQFWMCGVCKHCAHEQDITSYSYCPLCHSSLT
- the wdr35 gene encoding WD repeat-containing protein 35 isoform X2; the encoded protein is MNQTLEGHTGAVQVVTWNEQYQKLTTSDQNGLIIVWMLYKGSWYEEMINNRNKSVVRSMSWNADGEKICIVYEDGAVIVGSVDGNRIWGKELKGIQLAHVAWSPDSKILLFGMANGEIHIYDNQGNFIMKMTLHCLINMSGAFSISGIHWYAGTEGYIEPDCPCLAICYENGRCQIMRYENDDHPVIIDTLMNVASIQWNHSGNVLAIAGSFRNPGGDKDVNVLNFYTPFGEHLRTLKVPGKQVTAVSWEGGGLRIGLAVDSYIYFANIRPDYKWGYCLNTVVYAYTRPDRMEYSVVFWDTKNNEKFVKYVKSLMSVTTCGDFCILATKADDSHPQEDVEPDTATATYVLVLCNSIGTPLDSKYIDIDPLFVTMTKTHVIAASKEAFYVWQYRVAKKLTALEINQVAKTRKEGRERVYHIDDNPSGTADGVLDFTKAFTATRDPICCIAASDRTLIVGRESGILQKYILPNISLVQKFSLSCRAYQLSLNCNSSRLAIIDMTGVLTFLDIDPRGSSGETEEGASAGDPSKFERKDVWDMKWANDNPDLFAMMEKTRMYVFRNLDPEEPIQTSGFICNFEDLEIKSVLLDEIMKNPERPNKDYLINFEIRSLRDSRALIEKVGIEDASQFIEDNPHPRLWRLLAEAALQKLELKMAEQAFVRCKDYQGIELVKRVDKLQSEDMKQAEVAAYFGRFEEAEKMYLDMDRRDLAISLRIKLGDWFRVLQLLRSGSGDSDDALQEQAYNAIGDYFADRQKWLNAVQYYLQGRNQERLAECYYMLEDYDGLERLANALPENHKLLPDIGQMFVTVGMCEQAVSAYLRCNRPKAAVDACVHLNQWNKAVELAKDHNMKEIGPLLSKYASHLLEKKKTLEAVELYRKAHHFLDAATLMFKIAEDEAKKRTRPLRVKKLYVLAALLVENYHTQVKHSQQSRAKGRKSEATSALAGLLEEDSASADSHIVDKAWRGAEAYHYFLLAQRQLYNGNVEASMNTALHLRDYEDIIPAVEIYSLLAVCSSARRAFATCSRAFIKLESLESLSAEQRQLYEELALQIFTKYPPKDNRKSQVDSTDDSVEVKLPTCIVTGRSISDYQFWMCGVCKHCAHEQDITSYSYCPLCHSSLT